One Pseudomonas fluorescens genomic region harbors:
- the urtE gene encoding urea ABC transporter ATP-binding subunit UrtE has protein sequence MLQVDKLHQYYGGSHILRGLSFDVKVGEVTCLLGRNGVGKTTLLKCLMGLLPAKEGAVNWEGKPITTFKPHQRVHAGIAYVPQGREIFGRLTVEENLLMGLSRFPGSEAKEVPGFIYELFPVLLQMKQRRGGDLSGGQQQQLAIGRALASRPRLLILDEPTEGIQPSVIKEIGAVIKKLAARGDMAILLVEQFYDFAAELADQYLVMSRGEIVQQGRGENMEAEGVRGLVTI, from the coding sequence ATGCTGCAAGTCGACAAGCTGCACCAGTACTACGGCGGTAGCCACATCCTGCGCGGCCTCTCGTTCGACGTGAAAGTCGGCGAAGTCACCTGTCTGCTTGGCCGTAACGGCGTCGGCAAAACCACCCTGCTCAAATGCCTGATGGGCCTGCTGCCGGCCAAAGAAGGCGCAGTGAACTGGGAAGGCAAACCGATCACCACGTTCAAGCCGCACCAGCGTGTGCATGCCGGCATCGCCTACGTGCCGCAGGGACGGGAAATCTTCGGCCGCCTGACCGTTGAGGAAAATCTGTTGATGGGCCTGTCGCGGTTTCCTGGCAGTGAAGCCAAAGAAGTCCCAGGTTTCATTTATGAATTGTTCCCGGTGCTGCTACAAATGAAGCAGCGTCGCGGCGGCGATCTCTCCGGCGGTCAGCAACAGCAGTTGGCGATTGGTCGCGCATTGGCCAGTCGTCCGCGTTTGCTGATTCTTGATGAGCCTACCGAAGGCATTCAACCGTCGGTGATCAAGGAAATCGGCGCGGTGATCAAAAAACTCGCGGCGCGCGGCGATATGGCGATTCTGCTGGTCGAGCAGTTCTACGATTTCGCCGCCGAACTGGCCGATCAATACCTGGTGATGTCCCGCGGCGAGATCGTCCAGCAAGGTCGCGGTGAAAATATGGAGGCCGAAGGTGTGCGCGGGCTGGTCACGATCTAA
- the urtD gene encoding urea ABC transporter ATP-binding protein UrtD → MRVTASAEFMLEPAFFPVEPNKDAGTSRDSIGLGQRVGPGLDTRHGTILTLEDISVSFDGFRALNNLNLYIGVGELRCIIGPNGAGKTTLMDVITGKTRPSHGKAWFGETLDLTQMSEVQIAQSGIGRKFQKPTVFEALSVSENLELAQKTDKSVWASLRARLSGEQKDRISEVLETIRLTTSVNRPAGLLSHGQKQFLEIGMLLMQDPQLLLLDEPVAGMTDAETEFTAELFKSLAGKHSLMVVEHDMGFVGSIADHVTVLHQGSVLAEGSLEQVQENERVIEVYLGR, encoded by the coding sequence ATGAGAGTCACGGCAAGTGCTGAATTCATGTTGGAACCGGCCTTTTTTCCAGTCGAGCCGAACAAGGACGCCGGCACCAGCCGCGACTCGATCGGCCTCGGCCAACGCGTCGGCCCGGGTCTCGACACCCGTCACGGCACCATCCTCACGCTGGAAGATATCAGCGTCAGCTTCGATGGCTTTCGTGCGTTGAACAATCTCAACCTGTACATCGGCGTCGGCGAACTGCGCTGCATCATCGGCCCCAACGGCGCCGGTAAAACCACGCTGATGGACGTGATCACCGGCAAGACGCGCCCGAGTCATGGCAAGGCCTGGTTCGGCGAAACCCTCGACTTGACGCAGATGAGCGAAGTGCAGATTGCCCAGTCCGGCATCGGCCGCAAGTTTCAGAAGCCGACGGTGTTCGAGGCGCTGAGCGTATCTGAAAACCTCGAGCTGGCGCAGAAGACCGACAAGTCCGTGTGGGCCAGTTTGCGTGCGCGCCTGAGTGGCGAACAGAAGGACCGCATCAGCGAAGTGCTGGAGACGATCCGCCTGACCACCTCGGTCAATCGCCCGGCGGGGTTGTTGTCCCACGGGCAGAAGCAATTCCTCGAGATCGGCATGCTGTTGATGCAGGACCCGCAATTGCTGCTGCTCGATGAGCCGGTGGCGGGGATGACCGATGCGGAAACCGAGTTCACCGCTGAACTGTTCAAGAGCCTGGCGGGCAAGCATTCGCTGATGGTGGTGGAGCATGACATGGGCTTCGTCGGCTCGATTGCCGACCATGTGACCGTGTTGCATCAGGGCAGCGTTTTGGCGGAAGGCTCGCTTGAGCAAGTGCAGGAAAACGAGCGGGTGATCGAGGTCTACCTCGGCCGCTGA